The segment TTTAGCAAGATGGTTAGAtcctctcatatacatatattttctcGATTATGGGCAATTTGTATAATCCTTTCTGCGATGCCCTCTTTTTTGCTAGGATACGTTTTCCTAGCTCTGGCTGTTGTTTAGTTTTGTTTCCTCCTGCCGAACACTCTTGGGTTGTTTTTTGCAGATTACAACTAACTTCCATGTTTGGAACTTTCAACTAAAAACATAATATGCTTAATCCTACAAGCTACTCAACTATGGGTTAAAACTTTCAGAAATAATAATCTAAAACTTGTTCTTACCAACATTTGAGTGTTTCTAAATGGTAGCTACGGCCCATGGAGGCGCTGGGTGTTTGTCAACAAATACAACTTATGATCTTTTGCGTACGTTGCTTGTAAGTAATGATACAAAGAATGTTTTTCATgggtaggttttttttttttaatattgacATGCCTACTACCGTATTTACCTGTCCTTTTCACTTTTCCAAGTTtggattttattattaataagaaACTGACATTGGACATGCTTTGCCAAGAAGAATATCAAGACAACTTTTGTTCATTTCAATCCCCGTGACTATTTTATTCTGTCAAAAACATAAAATGAAGGCAACTAACGTGGCTTAAAACTCAAAAGTTAGTCTTTTTCTTTGAAAAATGAGGGTGGAGGCATAATTTTTCAATCGAGGATTCGCTTTTATAATAAATGACATCTGGCTGTTGGCATCTAGTTGCAAAGTGCCAGAGTCATGCTATTGTTGCTTTAGAATCTTAGATCACAaagtttcattatttattttaaataataaaaatctaaACACTACTTTCACCGAGTTTCgtttttcttcaaatttcaactCTTCTTTTTCCAACATTGTTAAAATTTAACTGTTGAAGTTGAAGTAGTCACACAAAAAATATTCCAGCTGAATCCGCTCACCTAATACCTAATTCATGGAGATTAATGGTTAACTTAATTTGTAGGGTCTTCTCTTTTGCTTGCTTCTGTTTCTTTTCAATCTTCTAATTcttaaacataataataatactgACTATTAGAGcccagaaaaagaaagaaacttAAGAGTGCAATTTAAAAATCGtaagatttgattcatcaaaaCTTGAAGGGGATGAGAGACGTCAATCAAGAGGACAAAATTGCAAGGTTAACAAAACAAACGGCGTCGTAATACcatttttttttccctttaataTGACCgttatttaaatatttcatataagAAAGAGAAAAGACACCTGGTAATCAATTAGAGCGAGTACAAAGGTATCACCCTGCCCTACCCCTTCTCtcatttctttctttatttctttctttccctCTCTGCTCTCGCAGTCTGCACCTTGCTTTGCCTTGCCTTGTTTACTTCTCATCTCTGTTCCTAATCCTCTTTGTTTTCTGTCACATCTAACTCCGACCCATTTTCAAACTAATAAGAAAGAAGGAAAACCGAAGCACCGTCTGCTGTTCGGTGCTCACTATCCCAGTTGGTGGAAACGGAAAGGTTTTTATATATTTTCCCCTTTCTCGCAAATGGGTTGCGCCCAATCCAGAATAGATAACGAAGAATCAGTGGCTCGTTGCAAGGACCGGAAAATCTTAATGAAAGAAGCGGTGGTAGCTCGCAACGCTTTTGCAGCTGCTCATTCTGGCTACGCCATTTCTTTGAAGAATACCGGTGCTGCTTTGAGTGACTATGGTCATGGTGAAGCGGAAGTGCCTCTCCAACACCCTCACCAGATCCCTCCCCTCGACTCTACCCCTCAACCGCCTCCACCGCCTCCGATGATGGACAACCTCCCTCCACCGCCTCCGCTTCCTAACTTCTCTCCTAGCCCCGTTGTCCCCATCAAACGCGCCGTTAGTATGCCCGCAATGCCCGTCAAGAGTCGTAAGGAGTTCGATGCTTCCCTCGCTAttgaagaagaagaggaggaggaagaagaagaagaagatgaagaacaTCACGAGGGACACGAAGTGTGTGCCGGTAATAATAAGGAAGATTTGAGAAAAGATTCACGAGGGTCCCATAGGGAGGAGATAACTCCACCAAGGACTCCTGAGAACAACAATGTGGACCACCACACGCCTCCGATGCCGGAAGCTAAAAACGTGGCTTGGGATTACTTCTTCGTGGTCGACGGTAACATGCCGGGTCCGAGCTTGGATTTGCACGACGACAATGACGAAGAATCTACTAATTCGAATGTCGATGCTTTAGAGAACAATGTCAGTGGTGTGGGCCACGTCGAAGTTGATGGTGAGATTGAGCCAAAGACGCCGGAGAGGCCGGATAAGGTTGCGATGGCAGCTGAGGCTGACGACAAAGGGAAGCAACAGGTACATATCGAGCACTCGAAAACGGCTCCGGCAGATTTCAGAAGAATGGTGAAGGCTGTTTCCGGTGTGAATTTAATGCAGGTTTTGAATGAGATTGATGACCATTTCTTGAAAGGCTCAGAGAGTGCTCAAGAGGTTTCTAAGATGCTGGAGGCCACAAGGTTGCATTATCATTCCAATTTTGCTGATAATCGAGGTAATTTACTTTGGTTTTTCATTGTTTGATCAAAGGCAGGAATCTGTCAACATCTTTTGTCAGAAAGATTGAAGCTTGAAGCTTGTTTTTttatctgattttttttttttgaattatttaataCGCTTTTTTTGGTGTAAGGTGGCTTTACATTTAGATCTTGTTGTCCTTTATTTTTATGTGAGAATCTGACCTTGACCTTagatctttccttttcttttcttttgtagttttacatatattaatatttttgggGTCAAATGGTGCCTAGTTGACAATTCTAAAGTTTCTAATAGTTTGAAAGAGTCATCATTCTCTTGGATAGAGAACTAAGAATATGAATTTTTGGCTTATAATCTTCTCTTACAGGTTGTAATTGCAGTTCTAATGAGAAATGCTTGAATAATTATCCTAAgagaaaatggaaaaataaatgcTTTAATGTCTTTATATTGTGGACATATGTTGATCATATTCGGATCCTGTTGATTGTAGGACATATTGATCATTCTGAAAGGGTAATGCGTGTCATTACATGGAATAGGTCTTTCAGAGGTGCGATGAATGGTGAAAACCGGAAGGGTGAATTCGATTCTGATGAGTCTGAGACTCATGCCACTATTCTGGACAAGTTGCTAGCATGGGAGAAGAAACTCTATGATGAAGTGAAGGTGCACTTTAGATATTGGCTTTATTGTTTCTCTGTTCAAATTATACTGCCCGCTGCTTCCGATAGCAGTCTATAGAGATTCCTTTATAAGCACCATTGTGAAGTTCTTTTCTGCTAAATCTATTGGATGAATGAAAAGAGTATTTTTAACTGTAATATTGAAAAGCTATTCTTTTCTTTGGTTTGGTGTTCTTCTGAATCTTATGGAATTTGGTCCCTGTTGTAGCAAGGAGAGATGATGAAGCTCGAATATAAACGGAAGGTTGCTTCGTTAAACAAGCAGAAGAAACATGGAACTAGTGCCGAATCATTGGAAAAAGCAAAAGCAGCTGTAAGTCATTTGCACACGAGATACATAGTTGACATGCAGTCCATGGATTCAACAGTATCGGAAGTTAACCAAATACGTGATGAGCAGTTGTATCCAAAACTTTTTATGCTTGTTGATGGGTAAGTTTTTGTATGAAAATATCTAGAAAAAGGCCCGCATATTGCTTCTAATATTGCTTTCGTTGTATTTGGCATCGTTCTTTTATAAGTTAATCCCAAATTGTTTGTGTAtgaagtgaattttatcattgcCATAAAATTTGACATTCTAATTTGCAGGATGGCTAACATGTGGGCAAGGATGTGCATGCATCATGATAGCCAGCTGAAGATTGTTGAAAAGCTTAAATCTCTCGACATTGCCTTTGCCTCCAAAGAAACAACAAAGCACCACCACGAGCGCACCATCCAACTTCATAATGTTGTCCAAGAATGGTATTCTCAGTTTGATAAGCTTGTCACTCATCAAAAGCAATACATCCAAGCTCTCAACAACTGGTTAAAGTTGAATCTGATCCCTATTGAAAGCAGCCTGAAAGAGAAAGTCTCGTCTCCTCCACGTGCACAGAATCCTCCCATCCAAAAACTCCTTCATACATGGCATGATTATCTTGAAATGCTTCCCGATGAGGTTGCTAAATCTGCTATCTCTTCGTTTGCTGCTGTGATAAAAACCATAATCATCCATCAAGAGGAAGAGATGAAACTAAAAGAAAAGTGTGAGGAAACCCGGAAGGAATTTCTGCGAAAGAGTCAGGCTTTCGAGGAATGGTATCATAAGTATAGGCAACGGAGATCTGGATCAGATGAGATGGATGCTGAAAGAGGGGAAGATGCAAACGCAAAGGATCCTGTATCGGAGAGGCAGTTTGTGGTTGAGAGCTTGAAAAAGAGGTTGGAAGAGGAAGTCGAAGCTCACGAAAAGCATTGCATTCAAGTGAGAGAGAAATCTTTGGGAAGCCTTAAAATCCGACTGCCTGAGCTATTCCGGGCTATGTCGGACTATTCTCATGCCTGCTCTGATGCTTATGAGAAGTTAAGGACTGTTATCCAGTCACAAAAACCAAATACTGCTCCCTCAAAATAGAATCAGCTCTGTTTTGCTAGTAATTTCCTATTAACTTATATCATCTCAGTTAACTGCAGCTTTAGGCAATGCAATAgagcaatgtgtaatttaatatcTATGTGCAAAAGAACATGTGCTATGCTGGTAAGGTTACTGATTTTGATTTTGACTCTAATTCCCATCTAAGGATAGGGACGTAATTTGGTATCTGAAAGGATGAGCACGTGATATCCCAAAATATGTAAAACGAGTGCAATATTTTGAATCTCAAATCTTCTAGATGTATGTTAAGCAGCAATGATAGCGACTTAATAGCTGATAAAATATGACTTTCTAAAACATTATCCGCTTGCTGTTGCAAGCCaacatttatatatgtatatatatggggtAAAAACGTCTTTTCCATCttccaaaattttaatattgagtAGGTAAGGCATTAATATGTTCTGTCAATTATAATTGTGGTTTACATATATGTAAATTTTGAGAGTAAAATTTATTATACCTATTAAAATATACAATGTTATGATTAATTATTCACTTTTAAAAatgatataaattatttttttacaaatataaaatatatatttagggtATACTCACGAGATCAAACTTCTCAAATAATTGATTTccattctaattcaatttctaatcCTTGGAAAAATCGTGTCACTTTCAGCTCTCTTCAACATTAATCtatctatatattttatataaaacaaaatgCAAAAATGGGCACGCCGCTAGCAAAGGATGACTCTTTCGGCGGTTTAAGTTTTTAACTTTTTGACTGTTAAAGCTTCAAACTTTCTAGTTTCTGGCTTAATCATACTTATATTAGTCTTGTTGCTTACCTTTAAACTCACTCAAGGTCAAGCCTTTAACCTTATTTCCATTCATTcctcatttttttcttcttccgggtctaatttttctttatttattccaaTTTCATCATTATCTCTTaagcaaaattaaataaattacattgAATTATTCTTAAGTTGGTCAAAAGCTGTTATCTTTTTTAGCATTCTTTTCATGCAAAATATGGATAGCCAAGCCGTTTTTGCAGCCAAGTTAGTTTGGTTTTAAACATTCTCAAAGCATAACGTCATCAATGGACATTTCTCTTTTTTTAAAGACGAAATGATAAAATGTAGTTACTTAAatcatgattatatatataattaaattatacagTCACgttacatgcatttatataaacCTTATCATCCCATTCTCACCCAAGCCTAGAACGTGACTttaatgccaaaaaaaaaaaagtcatagTTTCTTCATTTCTAGCTTAGCCATGGAAATCAAAATATGGCACAGGCAAAGCTCAAGCAGATTGGAAACCATCAAATTAGGCCGGAGCTACACGCAACGTGGCCACGATGAACATTCGAAGCCCAAGTGGAGAACGTTTTGGAAGATATTCACAAGAGAAAGGAAGAAAATCTTCGCTTCTCCAGTTGGATTCCAGGCTTCTTATGACCCAGATGAATATTCACAGAATTTTGATCAAGGAACCGGTTGGGCTGAACCGGATAATCTTTCTCGGTCTTTCTCAGCTCGGTTTGCTGATCCATCTAGGATCTCAAGAAGGAACCCGTTGCGTTCATGTGATTGGAAAATGAATGACAGCTAAGAATGTTCTGCTCTGCTGTGTGTGTTTTACTTATCTTCTCAGCTTGATCTCCTGGTTTTGTATAAATATTTCTCTTCTTGTTGCTACTCTAAATTTTGATTATAAGATCATTTACGTAGTTTGGACTGATCTTTTCTCTGCAATTATATTGGATTCAAGTCAACAATTAGAATTAAAGATGGTAAATTCTTACAACATTAATGTATAAGTGATTCAAGCCATCATTTGAGTCAAACCCATGTTCTGATTTTGGTCCAAAACTATTGCTTTAGCTGATCATTTAAACCTAGATAATATGTTCCAAAGCATGTTTGAGTGTTTCTATGTTGTGGTCTCAATACAAAAAATGATGAACACAAAACGGAGAAAAAAGAAACGGAATgtttcagctttcacttgctctTTGCTTTATTCACAAGTAGAAGAAGATACTTTTTTTGAGAGGCTTCAGTTCAACCCTCATTTCTTACTGTTCACTAGTGGAAGGCACCATGATATAAAAAGCAAAGAGAATCTTGCAGTACTTTAGTGTTTGTTTCCTTTGTATTTTATGGATATAGTCATACATATTCATATAGATCTGATTCTAGTCATTTGGCACTGCCAGTGCCAAACCATCTTGATGGTGGATCCACTTGGAGTCCATTGTCAGTCAATCAATTATGCGTAAAGTTGATCAAGCaaaataaacaactttttttCCTTATAACAAATCTAGAAAGAATACTGATTAAGAAAAAAGGTACGATGATCATATATTCCTTGATGTAATGTCCTTAACTCGAATCCGTCATTGAAATagagttacggagtattactggAGTTatcgattcatttatcagatatttcattaattcgatatctttttttttttcacgttCAAGTCTTGTATTCAACTCAtctggatctttataaagaaatttgatcgtcgttttcatttatttcatgttataatacattcaactaatgctctaaacaaaattatcattttacccctaaacttttaattaatgacgatttcatccttaggttaaaataaaataaaattattgtaatttaatccttatttccagctgttattctcacacaaattgataacaacttatgaattctataaaatgtcagaatttttcataatttcaacacttttcaatttaatccttaaaacatgtttttccctgatcttgagctaaattaataatttaaaacatgttttttcctgatcttgagctaaattaataatttcattcaattttgtaatttaaataataaaataatccatttcatgcaaattggtcatttctaacattttttttacaaaattgcccataaaattttacttttattcaatttagtccatgagcttaaaacatacaaattagccatgctagctgaatattcatacatattttcctcctcctcctctccattccacatccttaatttatataacatgcaacaagtaacattatcaataatttcactatttacttatgtatattcaaaactgtctatttgtgttatagtcactaaattatttatatcttaagctacagaactcgaaattaagatccgctaattttccctaaaactagacttacttatcttattaccataaaattttcataatttttggtttagccaataagtacagtttattctttaaagttgtccctgttctgttgtctgacagttccgacccttcttcactaagaaataattatctcatcatacgagattcggatgatgttctcgcttatttctattgaaaatagactctttaaggattttaaacatataaatttaatcccttaattatttttctaaaattttttatgattttccaaagtcagaacaggggaacccaaaatcattctgacattgtctcacaaaacttattatatctcatgatttacaattccattgcttacaccgtttcttctataagaaactagactcaataagctttaatttcatattttattcatcctataattagatttttgagatttttcaaagttagactattgctgctgtccaaaactgttttagtgcaaaatgttgattttcattttgcccaaaatttcacagttcatacaattcagtccttacttaattaacccctcaattaaactaattttctcaattaataattttcctagacattataagttatttcat is part of the Gossypium arboreum isolate Shixiya-1 chromosome 5, ASM2569848v2, whole genome shotgun sequence genome and harbors:
- the LOC108473998 gene encoding protein ALTERED PHOSPHATE STARVATION RESPONSE 1, which codes for MGCAQSRIDNEESVARCKDRKILMKEAVVARNAFAAAHSGYAISLKNTGAALSDYGHGEAEVPLQHPHQIPPLDSTPQPPPPPPMMDNLPPPPPLPNFSPSPVVPIKRAVSMPAMPVKSRKEFDASLAIEEEEEEEEEEEDEEHHEGHEVCAGNNKEDLRKDSRGSHREEITPPRTPENNNVDHHTPPMPEAKNVAWDYFFVVDGNMPGPSLDLHDDNDEESTNSNVDALENNVSGVGHVEVDGEIEPKTPERPDKVAMAAEADDKGKQQVHIEHSKTAPADFRRMVKAVSGVNLMQVLNEIDDHFLKGSESAQEVSKMLEATRLHYHSNFADNRGHIDHSERVMRVITWNRSFRGAMNGENRKGEFDSDESETHATILDKLLAWEKKLYDEVKQGEMMKLEYKRKVASLNKQKKHGTSAESLEKAKAAVSHLHTRYIVDMQSMDSTVSEVNQIRDEQLYPKLFMLVDGMANMWARMCMHHDSQLKIVEKLKSLDIAFASKETTKHHHERTIQLHNVVQEWYSQFDKLVTHQKQYIQALNNWLKLNLIPIESSLKEKVSSPPRAQNPPIQKLLHTWHDYLEMLPDEVAKSAISSFAAVIKTIIIHQEEEMKLKEKCEETRKEFLRKSQAFEEWYHKYRQRRSGSDEMDAERGEDANAKDPVSERQFVVESLKKRLEEEVEAHEKHCIQVREKSLGSLKIRLPELFRAMSDYSHACSDAYEKLRTVIQSQKPNTAPSK